DNA from Agarilytica rhodophyticola:
GATGGAAAAGTAAGGGACTTCGCTCAATGGTGCGGCAAAAATCTGTCATGATATTTTCATGCTCTCTATCTCACAATCTGACAACAAAACAACTTTTTGGTATAAAATCGAGGTAATTGCCAAATATTTGACACTATTAAAAATAATCTAGTTGTGATTTTTAAAATTGCAAGAAATAGACCGAAAGGAATGGTTTGAACTAACTCCGAGTTGGCAGGTAATAAATAGCGCCACCAGAAGGTAGATTATTAACAGGGTAATTTTTTCAATAATGTGGTAGAGATTCTTCTTAGGCTCGATTTACCCCTGTGAATACCTCACGAGAATAGTCTATACTTAGAATCTCTAATACAAAAATAGTATAAATAACTATTCTTACCTCACTTACCCTATTTGTTTCCACGCTGAATGAATATTGCCAATAAGCACAGATGCTTCATCGAGTAACGCTTGATCATTATGAGTATGAGCTTTAGCTAAAATACCTAAAATATACACGTATAGCGCATCTAGGTTTTCCGATATTTCACCACCATCTTCCTTGTTTAGGTTTTCTCTCAGGCCATTAACAATACCTATTGCACTATTAATCTTACGCCCTTTTAGCTCAATATTTTTGTATTGCATTGCGCCTTTAGCTTGCGAGATTCTTTCTAGCAGGCCTTCGAACAACATTTCAATCAACTGATGAGGTGTAGCATTTTCTACACCTGAATGATTTCTAACTACGTTATATGAAGCAGCAGCACTTTGATAGTTCACACATAACCTCGCAGACCATTACATTTTAACCATATTTTCCTTATCGACCTTATCATGGTGAACTTTAGAAATATCAGCATTTTGTTTTGCGAGTGCCTTTTAATTATTACCTGATGTGAAAGGTAGCGTATCCACTAAATTATCTAAAAATGATCCAGAAGAATTTAATGATGAAATAATACGTTCCATGGCAATATATTGCTGAATTAATCGTTCTTCAAAGGCTTCGATCCGTCTATCAAGTTGTTCTTGTTCACTATCGAGACTCTCTAATCGATTTTGTAAAGTAGTTTCACGCTGAACAATGGGGCCTGAATTAGAGAGGAAATCATCAATTAACCTTTCCAGTTCGCCGGCGAATCCTCGTGAAAAATTAACGGTAGCCGATGTGGCATTCTCACCAATAAGCATGGCCAATCCCTCACCAGGCTGCCCTAAAGCAGGCAATAACACGTTGGCCGAGCCAAAGGCGGTGACTCCGTCCACAGTACCGGCCACTGCACGGCCGTTGCTACCCGTTTTCACAGTCAATCCTAAATCACTCGAACTATCAGTACTGGCACTTAAAACAGAAACAACAGACGAACTTCCGTACTGAGTGGAACTGATGTCAAAACCGCCACTAGTACTATTAAAACCAACGGTGACCGCTGCATTAGCAGCACTTAGAACAGTGTCGGCATTGATCGCACTTTGAATCGCACCGGCAAGTTCGGTTTCGTTATTATAAGTAGCCGTAGGTATTGTGATGGTGCCTGAAGTGGTGCCATTAACATCGAGGCTGAAAGTATAGGTCTTACCTGTTGTATCTAAGGGAAAGGAGATACCACCGGCAATGGCACCTCCATCATACAAGCCGCGTGCAGGTGTTTGGGTTATAACAACATCATACTGTCCAGCGGTGGTATTGTCGTTAAAACTATTAATGGTAATGCCATCGGCAGAAGAAGAAGTAAAAGGTGCAAACAGTTTTTGGATATCGAGAAAACTATCGTTAAATGCTTTACTGAATTCTTCTTCTTCGATAGTCAGCTTACCGTCCAGTTCGGTACGAATACCAATATTAGTCAGTGAAGTTAGATTCGAATCGGACAAACCCGGAATCGCACCTGCAATCAGTGCTCTAACGCGAGATAAAGCAGACTTAGCTAGTCCATCATTGGCCAATGATCCAACTACTGTGCTGGTAACCCCCTCATCATTCGTCACTTCGTTAACACCAAAAATTGAATCTACCGCATCTAGAAAAGTATTGTAGGCGGTAACAAAGTTTCTGATGTTTTCCTCTGCAAAGTTTTTATCATCACTGACGGTCACACTTACCGTTTCACCGACACTGGTCACTTTCAATAAATCTAATGTTAAACCATCGACCACGTCGCTAATCGTATTGGATGAACGACTTACTGACAGACCATTTACGGTTAGTTGAGCATCTTGACCACGCTGCGTTTCTAGTGCTTCAAAGCCTGTAACTCCAGTATTAAACGCAAACACAGATAATCCACTACCATCTGTATTGGTAGGGGAAGCACCTGCCTCCGATGCGACAATTTCTAATTGGTTTTGCTCGCCAGATTCAGCTAATAGTGTTAAGTGGTGATCGGTACCATCAAAAACAATAGAGGCGCTTACCCCAAAATTACCAGCATTGATGGCATCCCGCAGTCCTTCTAAGGAGTTATTGGAACTGTCTATGGTGACAGTAGCAGAATCATGAGTGCTATCTTGAGTAAAAGCACCATTTATCGCACCTGCGCCGTCTCTAGCCCAAGCACCGAAATTAAATGTTAAAGTGCCCTCTCCCACAGCATCAGTGACGTTGGCAAAACCGGTAAAGGCAAACGACTGTGATTGCGCGGTTTGTGTGGCGGTAAAAGCATAGGTACCCGTTTGCACATCCGTATCTAGGCTGGTTGGGACGATAGCATCACTTTGTGTAAAAGACGCACTTTTGCTAAACAGCGCTTCTGGATCGGTAAGGGCTTTGGCAGCATCTTTTAAAGTAGATAAAGCACTGCTAAGTAGCCCAAAATCTGAGATTTGAGTCTGTGTGAGCTCCCGTTTACTATCGATACGTTCTTGAGGTGCCGCTTTTTCAATTGCAGTAAGTTGCTTCACCAGAGAATTAGTATCTATCCCGGAGCCTGCACCAATGCTTTGAATAATATTGTTGTCTATCATAGTTATCGCTCCGTCCTACTATATCGCCTTTATCACCGCGTTTGTCTCGCGGGTGAGCATAACTCAATGTGAAAATAACGCGATGTATAGTGCAATAAAGATTTACTTGAACTTATGAAATACTCATAGAGTAACAGTAAGGCTTTAGAAGCAAGTTTTGCGCCTATTAACCTCTCAATGACCTTGCAATAATCTACTAAGTTAATAGAAATATATAACGAACTACTCCTGTCATCAAAATAGTAATTTATATTTTTATTTAACAAGAATTTTTCAAATAAAAATATAAATTACTTCCACATAATTATTATCGTCAAAAATAATGATAACTATAGGAATAAAAAGTTTGAAAGTTATGGGGCTTTATGCTTTGGTAATCGCACACAACAGGAAAAAGACGCCCGAGCTACTCGAGCGCCTATCTTTAGGTGCGTGTAGACTATCCTAACGCATTAAGCAAACGAAACTCACCATCATCTTTAAGCCTGCGCGCCAACTCCAAAAAGATATCTTCTGGGATTTGGCGAATCAGCTCGCCTGAATCACTGTCAACGACTTTAATCACTGTTTGATCCAAGTCGTTATCTACTGAAAATTGCAAATCACGTTGCAGTGATTGTACGTAGTCATTGACATTGACAATCGCTGTTTGTAATTCCGGTGCAGATACAGGTTCAGCTTGTGGCTTTTCTGTTTTTTCTGCATTTCCAGCTTCTTCAGGTAAGCTATTACTATTTATGGATGAAGGAGTTTCTTTAGCCCCTTTCGATGAAGCAGAATTAACCAATATAGTACTGGCTATCTGAGAACTTCTTACTTCATTCATGGGATTATCCTCTCACTAACGACTTTAGCCAGTAAAAACCGGCTAAAGTCTAATATCAACTGAGTGACTCTAACCTATTACTGTAGGAGCGAAAGCACCTGCTGTGGTCTTGCATTCGCCTGGGCTAATATCGCCTGTGACGCTTGCTGTAGTACCTGTGCCCGACTCAATTGTGCCGTCTCTGACGCAAAGTCCGCATCGACAATCCGCGATCTCGCAGCAGAGGTTTTCTCGGAAATGTTCGACAGGTTAGATACGGTAAAATCCAGCCGGTTATTGACCGCACCAAGCTCCGAACGTTGCGCATTCACTGTCTCCAGCGCCGCATCGATAACATCTACCGCCGATTGTGCACTGGCAGCTGTAGAGACATTAATGCCCGCGATTGAGCCCGCGCCAGACACTGCATTCTGCTCTTGAAAGCCCGTTAATGACTCCACGTTAGCCGCTGTAGCATTATCACCATATTTAATTTGTATGGATGATCCAGTAGTCGAACGCAATGCGACTCTAGCGGTATTACCCGCAGCCTCAAACGCGACGACACCTGTCTGTTCAGATAACTTATTAATCTCTTCAATAACATTATCTACCGCAGTAGCCGCCGCACTGGATGCAGAAATCGCACCGATGTCAACACCATTAATTACCAGATCACCCGCATTGATATCAGTCAATGTAGCTGCCGTGCCTGCGACAACAGTAGCACCTTGTAGGTTGCCATCATCATCCTGAACATTAATACCCACTGCATCTAATTCAGCTGCACTAGCACCTGTGCCCGCTTCAATTTTAACGCCGGAGTTCTCTATGCTGGTATCGTTAAATACTAAAGCGAAGTTAGCTGTCGTGGTCGTTGTAAAACCAGATGCGCCATCAGATGCAGAGTCATCCGCAACTAAAAGAGTCTGCGCTCCTGCCGCACTTAGTATCAGTTTTCCATTGTCATCCAAGGATGCAGACACTGTGGTTTCAGTATTAATTTTATTTACTAATTCATCGATATTATTAGTGTCGGTGATACGGTAAATTGTCTGCTCACCATCGCCGTCAGTTAGCGTGATATCGAAAGATTCATTATTAGCTGCAACTAGTACACCATCACCTGCAGTATCTG
Protein-coding regions in this window:
- the fliS gene encoding flagellar export chaperone FliS; this encodes MNYQSAAASYNVVRNHSGVENATPHQLIEMLFEGLLERISQAKGAMQYKNIELKGRKINSAIGIVNGLRENLNKEDGGEISENLDALYVYILGILAKAHTHNDQALLDEASVLIGNIHSAWKQIG
- the fliD gene encoding flagellar filament capping protein FliD, whose translation is MIDNNIIQSIGAGSGIDTNSLVKQLTAIEKAAPQERIDSKRELTQTQISDFGLLSSALSTLKDAAKALTDPEALFSKSASFTQSDAIVPTSLDTDVQTGTYAFTATQTAQSQSFAFTGFANVTDAVGEGTLTFNFGAWARDGAGAINGAFTQDSTHDSATVTIDSSNNSLEGLRDAINAGNFGVSASIVFDGTDHHLTLLAESGEQNQLEIVASEAGASPTNTDGSGLSVFAFNTGVTGFEALETQRGQDAQLTVNGLSVSRSSNTISDVVDGLTLDLLKVTSVGETVSVTVSDDKNFAEENIRNFVTAYNTFLDAVDSIFGVNEVTNDEGVTSTVVGSLANDGLAKSALSRVRALIAGAIPGLSDSNLTSLTNIGIRTELDGKLTIEEEEFSKAFNDSFLDIQKLFAPFTSSSADGITINSFNDNTTAGQYDVVITQTPARGLYDGGAIAGGISFPLDTTGKTYTFSLDVNGTTSGTITIPTATYNNETELAGAIQSAINADTVLSAANAAVTVGFNSTSGGFDISSTQYGSSSVVSVLSASTDSSSDLGLTVKTGSNGRAVAGTVDGVTAFGSANVLLPALGQPGEGLAMLIGENATSATVNFSRGFAGELERLIDDFLSNSGPIVQRETTLQNRLESLDSEQEQLDRRIEAFEERLIQQYIAMERIISSLNSSGSFLDNLVDTLPFTSGNN
- a CDS encoding flagellar protein FlaG gives rise to the protein MNEVRSSQIASTILVNSASSKGAKETPSSINSNSLPEEAGNAEKTEKPQAEPVSAPELQTAIVNVNDYVQSLQRDLQFSVDNDLDQTVIKVVDSDSGELIRQIPEDIFLELARRLKDDGEFRLLNALG
- a CDS encoding flagellin — protein: MTLVVNTNVSSLNAQRQLLQSGADLDRASERLASGRRINSAADDAAGLAISNRQTSQIRGLDQAVRNANDGISLIQTAEGALDEVTNILQRSRELAIQSANGIFSDADRATLDAEVQQLKAEIDRIAETTAFNGQNILDGSLGNIALQVGSESNQTIDFTVSGFSTSSLGGSGGDVIGEGTAAGIADLRAVSGTAGLTINDVAISALTTANATNINEALALINADLDGKGAEVASLVTLEADTAGDGVLVAANNESFDITLTDGDGEQTIYRITDTNNIDELVNKINTETTVSASLDDNGKLILSAAGAQTLLVADDSASDGASGFTTTTTANFALVFNDTSIENSGVKIEAGTGASAAELDAVGINVQDDDGNLQGATVVAGTAATLTDINAGDLVINGVDIGAISASSAAATAVDNVIEEINKLSEQTGVVAFEAAGNTARVALRSTTGSSIQIKYGDNATAANVESLTGFQEQNAVSGAGSIAGINVSTAASAQSAVDVIDAALETVNAQRSELGAVNNRLDFTVSNLSNISEKTSAARSRIVDADFASETAQLSRAQVLQQASQAILAQANARPQQVLSLLQ